The Microplitis mediator isolate UGA2020A chromosome 8, iyMicMedi2.1, whole genome shotgun sequence genome has a window encoding:
- the LOC130673652 gene encoding ATP-binding cassette sub-family C member 4-like, with amino-acid sequence MAEKITEEKLRRNPIEKANPLSRLFFWWTLGLFKKGARNGITADDLYTTLASDKSETLTDNLERAWGDELKKLKVNENNQSNVDNRKAKSPKPSLLRAIIKTFWVKYAIIGVFQVIEQVVLFNLQPIIQGWVISFFGAKNKNSMTQSEALSWATALIIVTLGITFSMHHMNFFGQILGMRIRVACCSLIYRKSLKLSKPALDETPAGQVVNLLSNDVNRFDLLPVFVNYLWITPIQIIVIGYIIWRSIGIYTLVGYGVLFLITIPMQGYVGVVTGKLRNLTAKLTDRRVQLMSELIAGIQVVKMYAWEIPFNKIVTQTRLNEIKQIHRANNIRGLYSSLSEFTQKAMLFMTLVIFIMVDDNPISPGITFQISIYYSTLQLLMTIFFPISIISLIQAIVAVKRIEEFLLLEEVKENENACLEIKESKKAEVDNEKEKKSPPGAVVVELNKVSANWKFGQLPPTLCDVTLKINGGELCTLVGPVGSGKSSLLNLLLQELPIGAGTVGLFQFPRGESADARSKSGFIQDNPEMKISYASQDPWLFTGTVRENILFGLDYDKARYEEVSKVCSLLRDFKQLPDGDMTIVGERGASLSGGQRARVNLARAIYRQADLYLLDDPLSAVDARVARRLFKDCILEYLKGKTRILVTHQLNYLKQADTIAVLERGSIKGQGTFDTLTKTSSVLNDMLKALEKNKEEEKTETVVISPSKKALETPDTENASENGNFFRRIKTRMSQISIRSQDSYKFMVNEDIEDVNAKNALPDEVMGTGFISKEIYFRYFREGGGIIGVTLLAFMFIVTTTASIGVDQWMTYWTTLETFRPCIHSSGGFCQSAEHESKSLVNNTIFTPLLDADGLLPTNTAVYIYLTLLITFVTLSMSRCYFLILVGMRAARRLHNLMFANVLRATMYFFNTNPSGRLLNRFSKDVGAMDDLLLQFIIEAFLILMEVMGILINIISVNYWMIVLTAIVGIIFYFLMIFYLRSAQDVKRLEGIAKSPVLSHVCTTLNGLTTIRSRGQDVQVMLRKEFDRYQDEHTGAWYLVIASGTAFGFSIDLIACTFIAVLCFLLILINPENTFGASVGLAISQSLALTGMLQHGVKQATQVQSQMTAVERIIQYTDLPKEGPIESSKPLPENWPSSGRMQWKNVYLSYKEGDPPVLKNIDLMIEPGWKVGVVGRTGAGKSSLISALFRLVDDGLQGQIIIDDIDTKTIGLQDLRSNISIIPQEPVLFSETLRYNLDPFDKYTDKDIWDALREVELSDLVLDQWVTEGGTNFSVGQRQLICLARALLRNNRILVLDEATANIDSRTDELIQQAIRSKFANCTVITIAHRLNTIINSDRVLVMDGGCVAEFDTPYELLVKKPDSIFAKMVEQTGPTMTSKIIKEVMESHKQKTDIPPSAQVDDTNPPDNNSPTHESSSDNTKL; translated from the exons ATGGCGGAGAAAATAACTGAGGAAAAGTTGAGAAGAAATCCCATTGAAAAGGCCAATCCTCTCagccgattatttttttg GTGGACACTGGGGTTATTTAAAAAAGGAGCACGAAATGGAATTACGGCTGATGATCTTTATACTACGTTAGCTTCTGATAAATCGGAGACACTGACAGACAATTTGGAAcg GGCATGGGGTGatgagctaaaaaaattgaaggtcAATGAAAATAATCAGAGTAATGTCGATAATCGTAAAGCAAAATCACCAAAACCGAGTTTGCTTCGCGCAATTATTAAGACATTTTGGGTTAAATATGCGATTATTGGAGTATTTCAAGTTATCGAACAAGTTGTTCTATTTAATTTGCAACCAATTATCCAAGGATGGgtcatatcattttttggtgccaaaaataaaaattcaatgacaCAGAGTGAGGCATTGAGTTGGGCTACAGCTCTTATTATTGTTACCCTTGGAATCACTTTCTCAATGCATCACATGAACTTTTTCGGTCAGATATTGGGAATGAGAATAAGAGTTGCCTGTTGTTCGTTAATATACAGGAAAAGTTTGAAACTAAGTAAACCGGCATTAGATGAAACCCCAGCTGGTCAGGTTGTGAATCTTCTTAGTAATGACGTCAATCGTTTCGATTTACTGCctgtttttgtaaattatctaTGGATAACGCCGATTCAG ATTATTGTGATTGGTTACATCATTTGGCGCAGTATTGGAATTTACACACTAGTCGGATACGGagtattgtttttaataactaTTCCAATGCAAGGCTACGTGGGAGTGGTAACAGGAAAGCTTAGAAATTTGACTGCTAAATTAACCGACCGACGCGTTCAACTTATGAGCGAATTGATAGCTGGTATTCAA GTTGTGAAGATGTACGCATGGGAAATTccttttaataaaatagtcaCACAAACGAGATTGAATGAAATTAAACAGATACATCGTGCGAATAATATACGAGGATTGTATTCGAGTTTGTCAGAGTTTACGCAGAAAGCGATGCTCTTTATGACTcttgttattttcataatgGTCGATGATAATCCAATATCTCCAGGGATCACGTTTCAAATTTCGATTTACTACAGTACGCTTCAATTGCTCATGACCATTTTCTTTCCGATATCAATAATATCGTTGATACAAGCCATTGTTGCCGTTAAAAGAATTGAG GAATTTCTTCTTCTCGAAGAAGTTAAAGAGAATGAAAATGCCTGTTTGGAGATAAAAGAGTCCAAGAAAGCTGAAGTTGATAatgaaaaagagaaaaaatctcCGCCTGGAGCTGTAGTTGTTGAACTGAATAAGGTTTCGGCCAATTGGAAATTTGGGCAGTTACCTCCGACACTTTGTGACGTGACGCTGAAGATCAACGGCGGAGAACTTTGTACTCTTGTAGGTCCAGTTGGTTCGGGCAAAAGTTCTTTGCTTAATTTGCTGCTGCAGGAGCTGCCAATTGGCGCGGGAACAGTTGGGCTCTTTCAGTTCCCTCGTGGAGAGTCAGCTGATGCCAGATCTAAATCTGGATTTATACAGGACAATCCAGAGATGAAAATATCGTATGCAAGTCAAGATCCCTGGCTTTTTACGGGAACTGTGAGAGAGAATATCCTCTTCGGGCTGGATTATGACAAAGCGCGTTATGAAGAA GTATCGAAAGTTTGTTCATTACTGCGAGACTTTAAACAACTGCCTGATGGTGACATGACAATCGTTGGAGAACGCGGAGCTTCACTGTCTGGTGGTCAACGAGCGAGAGTAAATTTGGCCAGGGCAATTTACAGACAAGCAGACTTATACCTTCTAGATGATCCACTCAGTGCCGTAGACGCGCGTGTCGCTCGACGTCTTTTCAAGGACTGTATACTCGAATATTTGAAAGGCAAAACGCGGATTCTAGTCACTCATCAGCTCAATTATCTCAAGCAAGCTGATACAATCGCAGTATTGGAGCGT GGATCCATTAAAGGTCAAGGTACTTTTGACACTCTGACTAAAACCAGTTCTGTCTTAAACGACATGCTCAAAGCTCtggagaaaaataaagaagaagaaaaaacagAAACAGTTGTTATAAGTCCCTCAAAAAAGGCTCTTGAAACTCCAGATACTGAAAATGCTTCGGAGAACGGCAATTTCTTCCGTCGAATCAAGACGAGGATGTCtcaaatttctatcagatcaCAAGACAGTTATAAGTTT ATGGTGAATGAAGATATCGAAGATGTGAATGCAAAAAACGCACTTCCTGATGAAGTTATGGGCACGGGATTCATTTCTAAAGAGATTTACTTCAGATATTTCCGAGAAGGTGGTGGAATCATCGGCGTCACTCTGCTTGCTTTTATGTTCATTGTAACAACAACTGCCTCTATCGGTGTCGACCAGTGGATGACTTACTGGACAACATTAGAAACATTCAGACCTTGTATTCATTCCTCAGGCGGTTTTTGCCAGAGCGCTGAACATGAATCCAAGTCCCTCGTCAATAACACAATATTCACTCCGCTTCTCGATGCTGACGGTTTGTTACCCACGAACACCGCAGTCTACATCTACTTGACACTTCTTATCACTTTTGTCACACTATCAATGTCAAGGTGCTATTTCCTTATCCTTGTTGGAATGAGAGCTGCGCGCCGACTTCACAATCTCATGTTCGCCAATGTTCTCAGAGCGACAATGTACTTCTTCAATACAAATCCTTCTG GTCGATTATTGAACAGATTTTCAAAGGACGTTGGTGCAATGGATGATTTACTTCTACAGTTCATAATTGAAGCATTTCTAATTTTGATGGAAGTCATGggtatattgataaatattatttcagttAATTATTGGATGATAGTTCTTACCGCGATTGTTGGAATTATATTCTATTTCTTAATGATATTCTATCTGAGATCTGCCCAAGATGTCAAACGACTGGAAGGAATCG CAAAAAGTCCAGTGTTATCTCATGTATGCACGACATTGAATGGTCTGACGACAATCAGAAGTCGTGGCCAAGACGTACAAGTGATGCTGCGTAAAGAATTTGATCGGTATCAAGACGAACATACCGGGGCGTGGTACCTGGTGATAGCATCTGGAACTGCGTTTGGATTCAGTATCGATCTGATCGCATGTACTTTTATTGCGGTTCTGTGTTTCTTACTGATCCTTATTAATCCTG AGAATACTTTTGGAGCATCTGTTGGTTTGGCAATATCCCAATCATTAGCACTGACTGGTATGCTTCAACATGGAGTGAAGCAAGCTACTCAAGTACAATCGCAAATGACGGCAGTTGAAAGAATTATTCAGTATACTGATCTACCAAAAGAGGGTCCAATAGAGTCGTCGAAGCCGTTGCCAGAAAACTGGCCGTCAAGTGGACGGATGCAGTGGAAGAATGTCTACCTCTCTTACAAAGAAGGTGATCCTCCTGTTTTGAAG AACATTGACCTGATGATAGAGCCGGGCTGGAAAGTGGGAGTTGTCGGAAGAACTGGTGCTGGAAAGTCTTCTTTGATATCAGCCCTCTTCCGACTTGTAGACGATGGACTCCAGggacaaataataattgatgacATTGACACGAAAACTATTGGTCTTCAAGACTTACGATCAAATATATCGATAATTCCACAAGAGCCTGTTTTATTTTCTGAAACTTTGCGGTATAATCTCGATCCCTTCGACAAGTACACCGACAAAGACATTTGGGATGCTTTGAGAGAAGTTGAATTGAGTGATTTGGTCCTCGATCAATGGGTCACCGAGGGTGGAACCAATTTCAGTGTCGGTCAACGTCAACTTATTTGTCTCGCCCGAGCTCTGTTAAGAAACAATCGTATTCTTGTTCTCGATGAAGCCACCGCCAATATCGATTCTCG AACTGATGAATTAATTCAGCAAGCGATCCGGTCTAAATTCGCAAACTGCACCGTTATAACAATAGCTCACCGATTGAATACGATCATAAACAGCGACAGAGTTCTAGTTATGGACGGTGGTTGTGTTGCG GAGTTCGACACCCCCTACGAACTACTGGTGAAAAAACCAGATAGTATATTCGCTAAAATGGTGGAACAGACCGGTCCAACAATGACCTCCAAAATAATAAAGGAAGTGATGGAATCGCATAAACAAAAAACAGATATACCTCCATCAGCTCAAGTAGACGATACCAATCCTCCAGATAACAACTCACCTACTCACGAGTCATCGTCCGATAATACAAAACTTTAG